The Desulfovibrio sp. TomC genome has a window encoding:
- a CDS encoding recombinase family protein, whose translation DLLAYADRAGFGVVEIRREISSGTKDQRSERKKIMALAQDRRIDAILVTELTRWGRSTTDLVQTLQNLQAWNVSLIAQTGLQFDLSTPQGKLIASMMAALAEFERDLLREWVRSGIAAAKAQGKTFGRRPGHRPKADRLAPKVLRLVEEDRSYRDIAKELKLSKNTVMSIVHRHRNAKIDITG comes from the coding sequence AGGATCTTCTGGCCTATGCGGATCGAGCAGGATTCGGGGTGGTGGAGATCCGCAGAGAGATCTCATCAGGGACCAAGGACCAGCGGTCGGAACGAAAGAAGATCATGGCCCTGGCCCAGGACCGGCGCATCGACGCAATCCTGGTGACAGAATTGACTCGCTGGGGGCGCAGCACCACGGACCTAGTCCAGACCCTCCAGAATCTCCAGGCCTGGAACGTTTCCCTGATCGCGCAGACCGGTCTCCAGTTTGACCTGAGCACGCCCCAGGGAAAACTGATCGCGTCCATGATGGCCGCGTTGGCAGAGTTCGAGAGAGATCTGCTTCGGGAATGGGTGCGGTCCGGCATCGCCGCGGCCAAGGCGCAGGGTAAGACCTTTGGGCGCAGGCCTGGTCATCGCCCAAAGGCCGACCGCCTGGCCCCCAAGGTGCTCCGCCTCGTCGAAGAGGACCGGTCATATCGAGACATCGCCAAAGAATTGAAGCTCAGCAAGAATACGGTGATGAGCATCGTTCACCGGCACAGAAACGCCAAGATCGATATAACAGGCTAA